ATGTCGCCCGAACGGGTCCCCATTACCAGGCCTTCCAGGGGAGTTAGACCCATGGAAGTATCCACCGCGTGGCTGCCGACAATCGCGGAGGCCGAGGCGCCGTTTCCTAAGTGAAGCACGATCTGCTTTAGCTCTTTGTCACCAAGGATCTCCGAGACGCGCTTTGAGACGAACTGGTGCGAGGTTCCATGAGCACCGTAGCGCCGGATCGAGTAGCGCTCGGCAACTTCGCGGTCGATGGCGTAGAGGGCTGATTCGGAGGGGAGGTCCTGAAAGAAGGCGGTGTCGAAGACCGCAACCTGCGGGATATCGGGCAGAAGGCTCTCCGCCACTTTGATTCCTACCAGCGCCGAAGGATTGTGAAGTGGAGCTAGAGCCGAGAGCTCGTCGATAAGCCGCTCTACGCGCTCGTCGACCACCGCCGGCCCGGAGAAGTAGCGGCCGCCCTGGACGATTCGGTGGCCCACGGCCGCAATGTGCGCTTCCGCCAGGGTCGGTCCGACTTCTTCGAACAGATCCAGAACCATCTTCAATCCGGTTGCATGGTCCGGGATCGGCTCGTTGATGTCGACCTCTTTGACCGAGTAGCGGTGATGAATGTGCCCCATAGGCTCACCGATACGCTCTACTATTCCGCTGGCGAGGTTGTGGCCGATTGCCGGATCAACCAGCTGATACT
The sequence above is a segment of the Actinomycetaceae bacterium MB13-C1-2 genome. Coding sequences within it:
- a CDS encoding acetate kinase, which codes for MPQTVLVINSGSSSIKYQLVDPAIGHNLASGIVERIGEPMGHIHHRYSVKEVDINEPIPDHATGLKMVLDLFEEVGPTLAEAHIAAVGHRIVQGGRYFSGPAVVDERVERLIDELSALAPLHNPSALVGIKVAESLLPDIPQVAVFDTAFFQDLPSESALYAIDREVAERYSIRRYGAHGTSHQFVSKRVSEILGDKELKQIVLHLGNGASASAIVGSHAVDTSMGLTPLEGLVMGTRSGDIDPAVVIHLQRVGGFTYEQVDELLNRKSGLKGLAGDNDMREVREIAKSGNDSARKRAREALDVYINRIVKYIGAYTAEMGGVDVISFTAGIGENDIEMRREICKRLEPLGVLIDNEANNQRPRDPITISKRDSVCRVMVVPTNEELAIAVQAMTVV